Proteins from a single region of Hordeum vulgare subsp. vulgare chromosome 6H, MorexV3_pseudomolecules_assembly, whole genome shotgun sequence:
- the LOC123402891 gene encoding ubiquitin carboxyl-terminal hydrolase 4-like, producing the protein MAKPARSPTAETLPAVEKSRSAVGSGLRTLASAASGFLDRWSVVGTGVSRLEKTLGDQFPEGEHYFGLENFGNTCYCNSVLQALYYCIPFREQLLEYYANYRNPGDAEENLLTCLADLFAQISLSKKKTGVISPKRFVHRVRKQNESFRGSMHQDAHEFLNFLLNEIVDILEKEFSTVNDSPETTSPGRVPNGEVYHLANEFRREPLVTWVHKNFQGILTNETKCLMCETVTAKDETFLDLSIDIEQNSSLTSCLKSFFSTEILNAEDKFFCDNCCSLQEAQKRMKIKKAPQILVIHLKRFKFIEQLSQHKKLSYRVVYPMELKLSSASDDVDCAYSLFAVVVHLGSGANQGHYVSQIKSGDHWLSFDDDSVDRIQESTLQTFYGSSREYSGNTDHGYILFYESISKS; encoded by the exons ATGGCTAAACCGGCGCGATCGCCGACGGCGGAGACCCTGCCGGCCGTGGAGAAGTCCCGCTCCGCGGTCGGGTCGGGGCTCCGGACCCTCGCCAGCGCCGCCTCAGGATTTCTGGATCGGTGGTCGGTCGTCGGGACCGGCGTCTCCAGGCTCGAGAAAACTCTCGGCGACCAGTTCCCCGAGGGTGAGCACTACTTCGGCCTGGAGAATTTTGGCAACACCTGCTACTGCAACAGCGTCCTGCAG GCTCTTTATTATTGTATTCCATTTCGGGAGCAGTTGCTGGAATATTACGCAAATTACAGGAATCCAGGAGATGCTGAGGAAAATTTGTTGACCTGCTTGGCAGATCTTTTTGCGCAG ATAAGCCTATCGAAGAAAAAAACTGGTGTTATTTCTCCAAAACGTTTTGTCCATAGAGTGAGGAAACAGAATGAATCATTTCGTGGTTCTATGCACCAG GATGCCCATGAATTTTTGAATTTCTTGTTGAATGAGATTGTCGATATTCTGGAAAAAGAGTTTAGTACTGTGAATGATTCTCCTGAAACTACATCCCCTGGAAGGGTGCCAAATGGGGAAGTTTATCATTTAGCCAATGAATTTCGAAGGGAGCCGCTGGTTACATGGGTCCACAAGAATTTCCAG GGTATTTTGACCAATGAAACAAAGTGCCTGATGTGTGAGACTGTCACTGCAAAGGATGAGACTTTTTTAGATTTGAGCATCGACATTGAACAGAATAGTTCACTGACAAGCTGCCTGAAGAGTTTCTTTTCCACTGAAATTTTAAATGCCGAGGACAAGTTTTTCTGTGACAACTGCTGCAG TTTGCAAGAAGCACAGAAGAGAATGAAGATAAAGAAGGCGCCACAGATATTGGTAATCCACTTAAAGCGCTTCAAGTTCATTGAACAGCTGAGTCAGCACAAGAAACTGTCATACCGAGTGGTATACCCCATGGAGCTGAAGCTGAGCAGTGCCTCTGATGATGTAGATTGCGCATACTCACTCTTTGCTGTGGTAGTCCACCTTGGGAGCGGCGCCAACCAAGGACACTATGTAAGCCAAATTAAAAGCGGCGACCACTGGCTGTCATTTGACGATGACAGTGTCGACAGGATTCAGGAGTCCACCCTGCAAACTTTCTATGGTTCTTCTCGCGAATATTCTGGCAACACCGATCATGGCTACATCTTGTTCTATGAGAGCATTTCAAAGAGCTAG